Below is a genomic region from bacterium.
TCACATTCTTATTGTCTTTGCGGCGCTTTGCATGGTGAGAGTAATTGAGCTTGAAAAAGGGAAATCTATAAGAAAGGTAGTGGATGAATTAAAAGACAAATGGGCAATTACTCTTAAAGATGAAATAGCAGGCAATTCCTTAAAATTACTCCTCGATAAAAAACCGCACTAATTGGCAAACTCGGGAAAGTTTGCATCAATTGAAAATCCCCCTTTAATCCCCCTTTTACAAAGGGGGAAATAGGGGGATTTTAGAAATAAATCGTAATGTTGCGGCAGGAAGGAGCGCATGGCGCCGCAGCCTTATTCTATGTTCGCGCCGACAACCGAGGCCATCTCCATCATGTCGATTGTCTGGCCTTCTTTAATATTTGTAAGGTCTGTGACTTTTCCTGATTTGCTTTTGGTTTTGGTGTTCCTGAAGATAGATACCAGTTTGGCGTCAGCCACGATAAATTTTCCCGCGTTTTCGGGCTTTCCGTTTTTTGTTTTTGTCTGGAGCTTATTTTTTTTAATGTAATCCCACAGTTTTTTTGTTATCTCCGTTCTTGGAAGTTCACTTGCCCCCAGAAAATCCGCCAGGTCTTTTTTTAATTTTACCGGTTTTGCCAATCCTTTTACTTCTGCCATGTTTTATCTCCTTCTATTTAAAATTTATGTAACAGATCACAATACACTCCCGGAATTATACAACATTTCTGGAAAATTTGTAAACAAAATAATAGACCTCGTAATGATTATTTTTCTGCCAGGCATTTTCCCGCCATTTCTTCCGGTTTTTCAATATGAAAAAATTTTAAAATTGTGGGGGCTATATCCGCCAAAATACCGGGCTTTAATTTCAAATTGCCGGCTCCAATAATAATAAGAGGCACGGGATTGGTTGTGTGCGCCGTATAAATTTCCGATGTTTCGTAATCAATCATTTGCTCGGCGTTGCCATGATCGGCCGTGAGAAGGGCGATACCTTCCATTTTTAAAACCGCGTTAATAGTTTTTCCAACGCACGTATCGACCGCTTCGACCGCTTTTACAGCCGCATTTAAATCGCCTGTGTGCCCAACCATGTCAAGATTCGCGTAATTCAAAACTATAAAATCATAAATACCGCTTTCAATTCTTTTTACAACTTCATTGGTAACTTCATAAGCGCTCATTTCCGGTTTCATGTCGTATGTAGGGATTTTCGGAGAAGGGATGAGACACCTGTCTTCACCCTTGTAAATCTGTTCCCTCCCGCCGTTAAAGAAAAATGTGACATGCGCGTATTTTTCGGTTTCCGCGATACGAAGCTGCTTCAGTCCGGCCCTGCTTATAATTTCCCCGAGCCCGTTATGAATGTCATCGTTCGGGAACACGACGGGGAGATTAAAATCTTTTTCATATTCGCAGAAACACGCGAAATCCACTTTCGGGAAAATTTTCCTTTCAAATTCAATAAAATTTTTATCAGTTAAACTGCGTGTTATCTGTCTCGCCCTGTCCGGCCGGAAATTATAAAAAATAACAGTATCGTTGTCTGATATTTTTGCTGTCGGATTGTTTTTATCATCAGTGATAATTACGGGCAAAACAAATTCATCTGTTTTTTCATTTTTATATGAGATTTCTACAGACTTAACCGCGTCTGTCATCTTATTCCCTTTACCCAGGACCATCGCATCATAGGCTTTTTTTATTCTTTCCCATCGTTTGTCCCTGTCCATCGCGTAGTATCGCCCCATTACCGTCGCGATTTTGCCTGTGTTGAGCTTTTTAAGTTTTTTTTGTAATTGTTTTAAATATCCCGGTCCCGCGGTTGGAGAAACATCGCGCCCGTCAAGAAAACAATGTATGAATATCTTTTCAATCTTGTTTTCTTTTGCCATATCCAAGAGCCCGAAAAGATGTTCGATATGGCTGTGGACGCCGCCGTCTGACAGAAGCCCTATAATGTGAAGGTTAGTGTTTTTACTTTTAACTTTATTAAAGGCGTTTAATAACACTTCGTTTTTGAAAAAACTGCCGTCTTTAATTGACCTGGAAATTTTTGATAATGACTGCCATATAACGCGCCCCGCGCCGATATTCAGATGGCCGACTTCTGAATTTCCCATTTGCCCTCCAGGGAGCCCGACTGCTTCACCCGACGCCTGGAGCTGTGTAGAGGGATGATTTTTAAAAAATCCCTCGATATTCGGTTTTTTCGCGAGCTGGAAGGCGTTGCCTTCTTTCTTTTTGTTTATTCCCCATCCGTCCAGAATTATAAGCGTGACCGGTTTTTTCAAAACATGCTCCTATATTAGAACTCCCCCTGTCCCCCTCTTAAAAAAAAGAGGGGGAACTCCTTCTCCTCCTCTTTTGTTAAAGAGGAGGTTGGGAGGAGTTCATCTCATTATACGATTATTCTATGGAATTATAACATTTTTGTTCTAAAGAGTGAAGGGGCTTTATTTGGTAAAAATATATAAATTGATTGATATACAATAGTATTAGTTTGTAATATAATTGTTTTAGACTTAAATTTCAGAAAAAGGGGAGAAAAACATGAAAAATATAACTCGTATAACATTTAATCCAAATGTAATGGGCGGTAAACCTTGTATCCGTGGATTGCGTGTAACTGTTGGAACGATTGTCGGGCTTATTGCAGCAGGATATTCTAATGCTGATATTTTAAAAGCATATCCTTATTTGGAGGAAGAGGATATTCATGAAGCGCTTTCTTATGCTGCCTGGCGTGTTGAAGAAATAGATTTACCTTTGGTGTCTGCATGAAATTGTTGATTGATATGAATCTTTCACCTTTATGGATTGAGATATTCAGACAGCATGGGATTCAATCTATTCATTGGTCCACTATCGGGGATCCATGCGCAGTTGACAGTATTATTATGAATTGGGCGCTTGAAAATGGATATGTTGTATTCACTCACGATTTAGATTTCGGCGCTTTGTTATCAAACACTCGAACTAAAGGTCCTAGTATAATTCAAGTACGTACTCAAGATATTATGCCAGAGCATTTAAGTGAAAAACTGATAAATGTAATAAAGCAATATGAATCTTTACTTGAAAGCGGTTCAATTATTACAATTGATGAAAATAAATGTAGAGTGCGTATTCTGCCTTTTTGATTTAAAACATTGGTTATGAGATTTTTCGATCACATTTTATCCATCCTTTTAGCAGGAGAAAAAAATGGTTAAATACGAAGTTATAATCTATTGGAGCAATGAGGATCAGGCATTTATAGCCGAAGTTCCGGAATTAGCGGGTTGCGCGGCAGATGGCGAAACCTATCAAGAAGCACTTGCGAATGTTGAGCAAATTATACATGAGTGGATAGAGACAGCAAAAGAACTCGGCCGTCCAATTCCTGAACCCAAAGGTCATTTAGTATATGCATAAATAAGCTTTTTATCCCAATATACTTTCCGCTCCGAGCGGATAGGTTTATGCTAAAAAGAGTTTCCCCCCTTCGCTCAAAAGGCAAAGGGGGTTTTTGTTTTTTGAACCGCCGGAAAAGCCTGTGGAAAAGATTGGGTTTATAAGGGAAAAAAGAGTAAAATATCAGTTGGCGCGGAAATAGCCCCGTATTAAACGTTTAAGAAAAATTTTGCTTGGTCTTTATTTGATATTTTATGATAAAAGGAGCGATTTGATTTATGGCGAAAATAATACAAGCTAATTACAATAAGTTTTTAGGTGAAATAAAAGAAAGAATACGCCGCGCCCAGTACGAAGCTTTAAAAGCAGTAAATAAAGAACTTATTTCCTTATACTGGGATATTGGCAGAATGATTGTGGAGCGTCAGAATCAATATGGCTGGGGTAAGGCTGTTGTGGAAACATTGGCTTCGGATCTGCAGGCAGAATTTCCGGGTATGCAGGGATATTCCGCAAGAAATATTTGGTACATGAGGACCTTTTACATTATATACCGCGAAAATGAAAAACTGCAACCACTGGTTGCAGAAATTGGATGGACACATAACCTGATTATTTTGGAACGCTGTAAAAATGACTTTGAGCGTGAATTTTATATTAAAATGGCAAAAAAATTCGGCTGGACAAAAAATGTGCTTATTCATCAAATCGAAAATAAAACCTATGAAAAAACTATGCTGAATCAGACAAATTTCAACAAAGCTCTTCCAGAGAAAATCCAAAATCAGGCAAAATTAGCGGTTAAGGATGAATATACATTTGATTTTCTTGAAATGACGGAAGAGCATAACGAAAAGGAACTTGAACGGGCATTGATAGCCAAAATCAATAAGTTTTTAGTGGAAATGGGTGGAATGTTTGCGTTTATGGGCAATCAGTTCAGGCTGGAAATTGATGGTGAGGAATTTTTTATTGATATTCTGCTGTATCATCGCAGATTAAAATGTCTGGTGGCGGTAAAAGTAGGAAAATTCATTCCCGAATACGTTGGCAAAATGCAGTTTTATCTGGCTGCTTTAGATAATACTGTAAAAGAAAAAGATGAAAATCCTTCAATAGGTATTATAATGTGTAAAGAAAAGAAACGGACCATTGTAGAATATGCCCTTAAGGAAAGCAAAAAACCAATCGGCGTAGCCGCGTATAAAATAACGGCAAAACTGCCCAGGGAACTTAAAGGTGAACTTCCCGCGCCGGAAGAAATGCAAAAGTTACTGGCTGATATTTGATTGAAGGAAAATTTACAGAAAGCTATGATAAAAATCGAAAAGACTGAGATATGGATAACCTGCGATAAACCGCTGGAGGGCGACGGTAGGGCAATAAGGGGATTTTTTGGGAATTTGTACTCTATTTGACTTTTGTAAACAAAAGTATGTTATATAATATATAAATTGAGTGATATACAATAATTTAAAAATTATGATTTCAATGCCTATTGGCATCTCAAGTTGGGGCGGACATCGTATGTTTGTAAAAGGGGAGACTATGCATGAATGAATTAATTCCACAGGAAATCATTGAACAAAAGATATTTTTAATTCGGGGACACGCAATATACAACGATTCCCGGAGGAATTTATGTTCCAACTTACTGCTGATGAAAAAGATGAACTGGTGACATTTTGTCACCGGTTCAGAACAATGAAACAT
It encodes:
- a CDS encoding SWIB/MDM2 domain-containing protein, coding for MAEVKGLAKPVKLKKDLADFLGASELPRTEITKKLWDYIKKNKLQTKTKNGKPENAGKFIVADAKLVSIFRNTKTKSKSGKVTDLTNIKEGQTIDMMEMASVVGANIE
- the gpmI gene encoding 2,3-bisphosphoglycerate-independent phosphoglycerate mutase; this encodes MKKPVTLIILDGWGINKKKEGNAFQLAKKPNIEGFFKNHPSTQLQASGEAVGLPGGQMGNSEVGHLNIGAGRVIWQSLSKISRSIKDGSFFKNEVLLNAFNKVKSKNTNLHIIGLLSDGGVHSHIEHLFGLLDMAKENKIEKIFIHCFLDGRDVSPTAGPGYLKQLQKKLKKLNTGKIATVMGRYYAMDRDKRWERIKKAYDAMVLGKGNKMTDAVKSVEISYKNEKTDEFVLPVIITDDKNNPTAKISDNDTVIFYNFRPDRARQITRSLTDKNFIEFERKIFPKVDFACFCEYEKDFNLPVVFPNDDIHNGLGEIISRAGLKQLRIAETEKYAHVTFFFNGGREQIYKGEDRCLIPSPKIPTYDMKPEMSAYEVTNEVVKRIESGIYDFIVLNYANLDMVGHTGDLNAAVKAVEAVDTCVGKTINAVLKMEGIALLTADHGNAEQMIDYETSEIYTAHTTNPVPLIIIGAGNLKLKPGILADIAPTILKFFHIEKPEEMAGKCLAEK
- a CDS encoding DUF433 domain-containing protein: MKNITRITFNPNVMGGKPCIRGLRVTVGTIVGLIAAGYSNADILKAYPYLEEEDIHEALSYAAWRVEEIDLPLVSA
- a CDS encoding DUF5615 family PIN-like protein, with protein sequence MKLLIDMNLSPLWIEIFRQHGIQSIHWSTIGDPCAVDSIIMNWALENGYVVFTHDLDFGALLSNTRTKGPSIIQVRTQDIMPEHLSEKLINVIKQYESLLESGSIITIDENKCRVRILPF
- a CDS encoding type II toxin-antitoxin system HicB family antitoxin — encoded protein: MVKYEVIIYWSNEDQAFIAEVPELAGCAADGETYQEALANVEQIIHEWIETAKELGRPIPEPKGHLVYA
- a CDS encoding PDDEXK nuclease domain-containing protein → MAKIIQANYNKFLGEIKERIRRAQYEALKAVNKELISLYWDIGRMIVERQNQYGWGKAVVETLASDLQAEFPGMQGYSARNIWYMRTFYIIYRENEKLQPLVAEIGWTHNLIILERCKNDFEREFYIKMAKKFGWTKNVLIHQIENKTYEKTMLNQTNFNKALPEKIQNQAKLAVKDEYTFDFLEMTEEHNEKELERALIAKINKFLVEMGGMFAFMGNQFRLEIDGEEFFIDILLYHRRLKCLVAVKVGKFIPEYVGKMQFYLAALDNTVKEKDENPSIGIIMCKEKKRTIVEYALKESKKPIGVAAYKITAKLPRELKGELPAPEEMQKLLADI